One region of Mucilaginibacter sp. 14171R-50 genomic DNA includes:
- a CDS encoding PP2C family protein-serine/threonine phosphatase translates to MQNNNDSSGEDELIRLLLKRQSELNSLLEVTRAINKNTPTPTLIQMLEVILKNYLQVGKFRFLIEKDGAYNCISKYGGDMETAATLNQTWSHLNKLRSPADLTGHADNTLSRYNYFIPIYHKNKALAFALIGDFNTSGDMLNNDLNFIQTLINVIVVALENKKLFRERLQAERFQREMELAVEVQNMLIPLREHKEEGVEIGAKYLPHQDIGGDYFDFFRLNENEFLWCIADVSGKGISAALLMANFQASLHGLAAIEDELTTVVERLNKIVIDNTKGERFITLFLAKYNEKTRKLNYINAGHNPSILYSEGEAVPLKLGTTMIGAFEELPFLNEGEIDVEPGSLIVNYTDGLMDYDAQNIKAWDEDKLLEFVSHNGEQSPDSFNEALMNYINQVVKGKPIDDITLLTLRIS, encoded by the coding sequence ATGCAAAATAACAACGATAGTTCTGGTGAAGATGAATTAATCAGGCTGTTACTTAAAAGGCAGTCGGAGTTAAACTCGTTATTGGAAGTTACAAGGGCTATCAATAAAAACACCCCAACCCCCACATTGATACAAATGCTGGAGGTGATCCTAAAAAATTATTTACAGGTTGGTAAATTCCGTTTCCTGATCGAAAAGGATGGCGCATATAACTGTATCTCGAAATACGGCGGGGATATGGAAACAGCGGCCACACTCAATCAAACATGGTCGCACTTAAACAAATTACGATCGCCGGCTGATCTTACAGGCCATGCCGACAACACGCTTAGCCGTTACAATTATTTTATACCCATCTACCATAAAAACAAGGCCCTTGCATTCGCGCTCATCGGCGACTTCAACACCTCGGGCGACATGTTAAACAACGACCTGAACTTTATTCAGACGCTGATAAATGTTATAGTAGTGGCCTTAGAGAACAAAAAACTTTTTAGGGAGCGGTTACAGGCCGAGCGGTTTCAGCGGGAAATGGAACTGGCTGTTGAAGTGCAGAACATGCTGATCCCGCTAAGGGAACACAAGGAAGAGGGGGTGGAGATCGGGGCCAAATACCTGCCGCATCAGGATATCGGAGGGGATTATTTCGATTTCTTCCGGCTGAACGAAAACGAGTTTTTATGGTGCATAGCTGATGTATCGGGCAAAGGGATCTCTGCCGCGTTGCTGATGGCAAACTTCCAGGCCAGCCTGCACGGTTTAGCCGCCATAGAAGACGAGCTAACGACCGTTGTGGAACGACTTAATAAAATTGTGATAGATAATACTAAAGGGGAGCGTTTTATTACCTTGTTTTTGGCCAAGTACAACGAAAAAACCCGGAAGCTTAATTATATAAACGCCGGACACAACCCCAGTATACTCTATTCTGAAGGGGAAGCTGTGCCGCTTAAACTTGGCACAACCATGATTGGCGCCTTTGAAGAATTGCCTTTTTTAAACGAGGGAGAAATAGATGTAGAACCAGGAAGCCTGATAGTTAATTACACTGATGGCTTAATGGATTACGATGCGCAAAATATCAAAGCATGGGACGAGGATAAGTTGCTGGAATTTGTGTCCCATAATGGTGAACAAAGTCCTGACAGCTTTAACGAGGCGCTGATGAACTACATTAACCAGGTGGTTAAAGGCAAACCCATTGACGATATAACCCTGCTTACGTTGAGGATATCATAG
- a CDS encoding glycosyltransferase, producing MIALHSTISLLLTGLYLLVVAYLIKGWAALKRPGIGAAPLATKVTVLIAARNEAGRIRYTIDDILAQDYPKQLTEIIIVDDHSTDDTAAIISSYAVHGVRLLQLNEDKPLNSYKKKAIAEAINLSTGELMVCTDADCRMGSGWLSSIVGYYETHGPVMISSPVTYFEERSLFERLQTLEFSYLIGIGAAFIGNGRASTCNGANFAYRKDVFYEVGGFKGIDDLASGDDELLLQKVAEIYPHKIGFFKNRDAVVFTHAKHTLQEFLQQRRRWASKSTRYKDKKVVALAVCIWLFNLSLLVNAGLGFYNIFYLKLFLVQFLLKYIIEVAFLLPITTFFKRANLVGLLIVLAPIHIIYFVYVGLIGNTRKYAWKGRIVR from the coding sequence TTGATCGCACTGCATAGTACCATTTCGTTATTGCTAACAGGCTTATATCTGCTGGTGGTTGCCTATTTAATAAAAGGTTGGGCTGCGTTAAAGCGCCCGGGCATTGGCGCAGCGCCATTAGCTACAAAAGTAACCGTGTTGATAGCCGCCCGAAATGAGGCCGGACGCATACGCTACACCATCGATGATATCTTAGCGCAGGATTATCCCAAACAGTTAACAGAAATAATAATTGTAGACGACCACTCTACTGACGATACTGCCGCCATTATAAGCAGCTACGCGGTACACGGCGTAAGGCTTTTGCAACTAAACGAAGATAAGCCGTTAAACTCTTATAAAAAGAAAGCCATTGCCGAGGCTATTAATTTATCAACCGGCGAGCTAATGGTTTGTACCGATGCAGACTGCCGTATGGGAAGCGGGTGGCTTTCGTCAATTGTGGGTTATTATGAAACGCACGGGCCGGTAATGATATCGTCGCCGGTTACCTATTTTGAGGAACGATCGTTATTTGAGCGGTTGCAAACGCTTGAATTCTCGTACCTGATAGGTATCGGTGCAGCCTTTATTGGCAATGGCAGGGCCTCAACCTGTAACGGGGCAAATTTTGCCTATCGTAAAGATGTTTTTTATGAGGTGGGAGGGTTTAAGGGGATAGATGACCTGGCATCGGGCGATGACGAACTGCTGCTGCAAAAAGTTGCCGAGATTTACCCGCATAAAATAGGCTTTTTTAAAAACCGGGACGCGGTAGTATTTACCCACGCCAAGCATACCCTGCAGGAGTTTTTGCAACAGCGCAGGCGCTGGGCGTCAAAATCTACCCGTTATAAAGATAAAAAGGTAGTGGCGCTTGCGGTTTGTATATGGCTGTTTAATCTTTCGCTGTTGGTAAACGCAGGGTTGGGTTTTTATAATATTTTTTATCTTAAGCTTTTTCTGGTTCAGTTTCTGTTAAAGTATATTATAGAAGTGGCCTTTTTATTGCCTATAACCACCTTTTTTAAGCGCGCAAATTTGGTAGGCCTGTTAATAGTGCTTGCTCCTATACATATTATTTACTTTGTATATGTTGGTTTGATAGGCAATACCCGCAAATATGCGTGGAAGGGGCGTATTGTAAGGTAA
- a CDS encoding site-specific DNA-methyltransferase, with amino-acid sequence MMSEIVTEHRILIGNACEQIATIEANTVGLVVTSPPYPMIEMWDEIMSAQNSRISKSLINENGLESFELMHKELDKVWTEVERIVLPGGFVCINIGDATRTISDKFCLYNNHSRIISKFIELGFLNMPNIIWRKQTNAPNKFMGSGMLPAGAYVTLEHEWILIFRKGGKRVFKNEEQKRLRRESAFFWEERNTWFSDQWDLKGVKQKIENSDTRSRSAAYPFEIPYRLINMYSVKGDTIFDPFLGTGTSTLAAIASERNSIGVEIDPSFLKVIEDNIYRSTPEGLNRYISNRVESHKRFIVFRDKEGKDEMKHFNIYLNLPVMTSQEIEMKINFVESITGVTDIGYTVIYKPVAKNNDLAIKRPSKHGKQELLNF; translated from the coding sequence ATGATGAGCGAGATAGTTACTGAGCACAGGATACTTATTGGAAATGCATGTGAACAAATAGCTACCATCGAAGCTAATACAGTGGGATTGGTAGTTACTTCGCCACCTTATCCTATGATTGAAATGTGGGATGAGATCATGTCGGCCCAAAATTCAAGAATTTCAAAAAGTTTAATAAACGAGAATGGGCTTGAAAGTTTTGAATTAATGCACAAGGAACTTGATAAAGTATGGACTGAAGTTGAAAGAATAGTTTTACCAGGCGGTTTTGTTTGTATTAACATAGGAGACGCAACACGAACTATTAGCGATAAGTTTTGCCTTTATAATAATCATTCTCGAATCATCTCAAAGTTTATTGAGTTGGGTTTTCTAAATATGCCTAATATTATTTGGAGGAAGCAGACCAATGCTCCAAACAAGTTTATGGGGTCAGGAATGCTACCTGCTGGTGCATATGTAACGCTTGAACACGAATGGATTTTAATCTTTCGAAAAGGTGGAAAGAGAGTATTCAAAAACGAAGAGCAAAAGAGACTAAGACGCGAGAGTGCTTTTTTTTGGGAGGAAAGGAATACTTGGTTTTCTGATCAATGGGATTTAAAAGGAGTAAAACAGAAAATCGAAAACTCGGATACTCGTAGTAGAAGCGCTGCTTATCCTTTTGAAATTCCTTATCGCTTAATAAATATGTATTCCGTGAAAGGAGATACCATATTTGACCCTTTTTTAGGCACTGGGACCTCAACTCTGGCTGCAATAGCCTCGGAGAGAAACAGCATCGGTGTTGAGATTGATCCATCATTCCTTAAAGTCATTGAAGACAATATATATCGCTCTACACCGGAGGGATTAAATAGGTACATCTCTAACAGGGTAGAAAGTCATAAACGCTTCATAGTTTTCCGAGACAAAGAAGGAAAAGATGAAATGAAGCATTTTAACATTTATCTTAATCTACCTGTAATGACATCCCAGGAAATTGAAATGAAAATTAATTTTGTTGAATCAATAACGGGTGTGACTGACATAGGATATACTGTTATTTATAAACCTGTTGCAAAAAATAATGATTTGGCTATAAAGAGACCGTCAAAACATGGAAAACAGGAATTATTGAATTTTTAA
- the radA gene encoding DNA repair protein RadA, whose product MAKTKIAYFCQSCGYESPKWLGKCPSCQQWNTFVEEILEKSSASVPNWKSSPASSQRANKPVEVGEITFKEEHRLLTPDKEFNRVLGGGIVAGSLVLIGGEPGIGKSTLMLQLALNMPNVKVLYVSGEESDHQIKMRAERLANEKSEIRNPQSEINKGCYILTETSTQNIFKQIEELQPDILVIDSIQTLHSSHVESTPGSVSQVRECTAELLRFAKETSTPVFLIGHITKDGMIAGPKILEHMVDTVLQFEGDRHHVYRILRTIKNRFGSSSELGIYEMLGEGLREVSNPSEILLSQRDEPLSGVTISATLEGMRPMLIETQALVSTSAYGTPQRTATGFDTKRMSMLLAVLEKRCGFKLGAQDVFLNITGGIRVEDPAIDLGLAAAIISSHEDIPIPAKTCFAGEIGLSGEIRAVNRVEQRIAEAQKLGFDQIFISKYNMPTAAKDKKRLDLSRYTIDVKVVGRIEEVFGLLFG is encoded by the coding sequence ATGGCTAAAACCAAGATCGCCTATTTCTGCCAGAGCTGTGGCTACGAATCGCCTAAATGGCTGGGTAAATGCCCAAGCTGCCAGCAATGGAATACTTTTGTTGAAGAAATCTTAGAGAAATCGAGCGCATCGGTGCCAAACTGGAAAAGCAGCCCAGCCTCGTCGCAGCGGGCTAATAAGCCGGTTGAGGTTGGCGAGATCACCTTTAAGGAAGAGCACCGCCTGCTAACGCCCGATAAGGAGTTTAACCGGGTTTTGGGCGGCGGCATTGTTGCAGGTTCGCTGGTGCTGATAGGCGGCGAGCCGGGCATTGGTAAATCGACACTGATGCTGCAGCTTGCCCTGAACATGCCAAACGTGAAGGTGCTGTATGTATCGGGCGAGGAAAGCGACCACCAGATAAAAATGAGGGCGGAGCGCCTTGCCAATGAAAAATCCGAAATCCGCAATCCGCAATCCGAAATAAACAAGGGCTGCTACATCCTTACCGAAACATCCACCCAAAATATATTTAAGCAGATAGAAGAACTGCAGCCGGATATTTTGGTGATCGATTCTATCCAGACGCTGCATTCATCGCATGTGGAGTCGACGCCCGGAAGCGTATCGCAGGTGCGGGAATGTACCGCCGAACTGCTGCGTTTTGCCAAAGAAACCTCTACGCCCGTATTTTTGATAGGCCACATCACCAAGGATGGGATGATAGCCGGGCCAAAAATATTGGAACATATGGTAGATACCGTGCTGCAGTTTGAGGGCGACCGCCACCACGTATACCGCATTTTGCGCACTATCAAGAACCGCTTTGGCTCCTCATCCGAACTGGGCATTTACGAAATGCTGGGCGAAGGGCTGCGCGAAGTATCAAACCCGTCCGAGATCCTATTATCGCAACGCGACGAGCCTTTAAGCGGCGTGACCATATCGGCCACTTTAGAGGGCATGAGGCCCATGCTGATAGAAACCCAGGCGCTGGTAAGCACATCGGCATACGGCACGCCACAACGCACCGCAACGGGCTTTGATACCAAACGGATGAGCATGCTGCTGGCAGTGCTGGAAAAACGTTGCGGGTTCAAGCTTGGTGCGCAGGATGTTTTCCTGAATATTACGGGCGGTATCCGGGTGGAAGACCCGGCCATTGACCTGGGCCTGGCCGCTGCCATTATATCATCGCATGAGGATATTCCCATCCCGGCTAAAACCTGCTTTGCGGGCGAGATTGGCCTGTCAGGCGAAATAAGGGCGGTAAATAGAGTAGAGCAGCGCATAGCCGAAGCACAGAAACTGGGTTTCGACCAGATATTTATTTCCAAATACAATATGCCAACTGCCGCGAAGGACAAAAAGCGGCTCGACCTTTCCCGCTATACGATTGATGTGAAAGTTGTGGGGCGTATTGAAGAGGTATTTGGGTTGCTGTTTGGGTAA
- a CDS encoding lysylphosphatidylglycerol synthase domain-containing protein, which yields MTAAAKKIFSYLLKAGILVLAFLFIYNKFLTKNDSLKQFEALTAVISRNQVIFTLSAVVLLMVLNWFLESLKWQYLAKKLTTISVWVAIEAVFCGLTWAVFTPNRIGEYGGRVMFLPNRKRVHGVFAMAVGAFAQNVITNTVGILASLWFIYYFLNLNFWLYLGITVLSLAFLGLLLVFYLNIKWLVALLDRIRFLKKYHRFFEIMGRYNRDELLIVIGYSLARFFVFSFQYYLVIDLLLPDIAFFSMMMTVFVFIFIQSALPSLDLLDIGVRSFTAMHLFLYVTNQQIAIIAAVSSIWLVNLIIPAIIGSVFVFKLKFFDRTA from the coding sequence TTGACAGCCGCAGCCAAAAAAATATTCTCGTACCTTCTTAAAGCAGGCATCCTTGTTTTAGCCTTTCTTTTTATATACAATAAGTTTTTAACCAAGAACGATAGCCTTAAACAGTTTGAAGCGCTAACTGCTGTTATTAGCCGCAATCAGGTGATATTCACCCTGTCGGCTGTTGTTCTGCTGATGGTTTTGAACTGGTTTTTAGAAAGCCTTAAATGGCAATACCTGGCCAAAAAGCTTACTACTATATCTGTGTGGGTTGCTATCGAGGCTGTTTTTTGCGGCCTTACCTGGGCCGTTTTTACGCCAAACCGCATTGGCGAGTACGGGGGGCGCGTAATGTTTTTGCCAAACCGTAAAAGGGTGCATGGCGTTTTCGCTATGGCGGTGGGTGCTTTTGCACAAAACGTGATCACCAATACGGTTGGTATACTGGCCTCGTTATGGTTTATTTATTATTTCCTGAATTTAAATTTTTGGCTGTACCTGGGGATAACGGTACTGTCACTGGCTTTTTTAGGGTTATTGCTGGTATTCTATTTAAATATAAAATGGCTGGTGGCCCTGCTTGACCGTATCAGGTTCCTTAAAAAGTATCACCGGTTTTTTGAGATCATGGGCCGTTATAACAGGGATGAGTTACTTATTGTTATTGGTTATAGCCTTGCCCGGTTTTTTGTATTCTCATTTCAGTATTATCTCGTAATAGATCTTCTACTGCCCGATATCGCCTTTTTCAGCATGATGATGACAGTGTTTGTTTTCATCTTTATCCAGTCGGCCCTGCCATCGCTTGATCTTTTAGACATCGGCGTACGCAGTTTTACGGCGATGCATTTATTTTTATATGTAACCAACCAGCAAATAGCTATAATTGCAGCGGTATCATCCATCTGGCTGGTCAACCTCATTATCCCTGCCATTATCGGTTCAGTATTTGTTTTTAAACTTAAGTTTTTTGATCGCACTGCATAG
- a CDS encoding DEAD/DEAH box helicase, which produces MLRVDSSKPCQIIYAIARHDFLSYVIEPHIVQLNPNGEFSFTHQRLFSNTAEEFMHCIDDTDRKLIKILEDIEQGNIIKKFYKKPIRPFEFFAKIFNDQLFDTIRPKIEKKLVEALALLGISKKPIYLMSKEGYPAGRKLHIADEPASVLFHFRRGDDEIRYFPTIKYQGMRIEFMFKDAEVICNHPAWMLLDDTLYYFDKEIEGKKLQPFLNKRYISIPKSSEQSYFEKFVGPLIEKHNVYAEGFTINTEKHEATAFLKPIYVEGGTSQLQLYFKYAGYIFPYGDGRHVSVRMEKTGDDYLFHRIKRSVAWEKGKLQQLEAMGLKTVSSLFQNLEVAAHNDEGDRSFPIFEWLNQHHDELVEQGFELEQPDGQKRYVFGNTKIDLEISENNDWFDINAVVYFGQYRIPFIQLKNHILNHKKEFVLPSGEIAVIPESWFSQYGNLLHFAEGGDHLKLRRHHLGLVNDLAGGEMAEVAMNRKLQKLAGFEETEDVAMPVNFAGSLRPYQKAGYNWFHFLKEYHFGGCLADDMGLGKTIQTLALLQKHKEDSEAAGSKATSLVIMPTSLIYNWLNEARKFAPQLRLMVHTGAFRYKSAEVFANYDVVITTYGISRIDIEMFKAYFFDYVILDESQNIKNPSSKSFQSVRQLKSRFKLILSGTPVENSVNDLWTQMSFINPGLLGAQLFFQNEFVTPIEKKKDEDKARKLQAIIKPFVLRRTKEQVATELPPKTENLFYCKMSEEQAEVYDKVKSEYRNELLRSIEDGTYAKTQIQVLQGLIKLRQIANHPCMIDTEYEGDSGKFENVVHTLANVLDGGHKVLIFSQFVKQLSIYRNYFDREDISYVYLDGSTQNRGDVVKQFQEDAKTRVFLISIKAGGVGLNLTEADYVFILDPWWNPAVEQQAIDRTHRIGQTKNVFIYKFITKDTVEEKILALQQRKLSVARALITTEDSFIKSLTAEDIKEILG; this is translated from the coding sequence ATGTTACGCGTAGATAGCAGTAAACCTTGCCAAATTATTTATGCCATTGCCCGGCACGATTTCCTGTCGTACGTAATAGAGCCGCACATAGTGCAGTTAAACCCCAACGGCGAGTTTTCGTTTACCCATCAACGCCTGTTCAGTAATACCGCCGAAGAGTTTATGCACTGTATTGACGATACCGACCGTAAGCTTATAAAGATACTGGAGGATATAGAACAGGGTAACATTATTAAAAAGTTCTACAAAAAGCCTATCCGTCCGTTCGAGTTTTTTGCCAAAATATTTAACGACCAGCTTTTTGACACCATCCGCCCCAAGATCGAAAAAAAATTAGTAGAAGCGCTTGCGTTGCTTGGCATCAGTAAAAAACCGATCTACTTAATGAGTAAGGAAGGGTACCCGGCCGGGCGTAAGCTTCATATCGCTGATGAACCCGCCTCTGTGCTTTTCCATTTCAGGAGAGGGGATGACGAGATCAGGTATTTCCCAACTATTAAGTACCAGGGCATGCGTATAGAATTTATGTTTAAGGATGCCGAGGTGATTTGCAACCACCCGGCCTGGATGCTGCTGGATGATACCTTGTATTATTTTGATAAAGAGATAGAGGGGAAAAAGCTACAGCCATTTCTTAACAAGCGCTATATATCCATACCAAAATCATCAGAGCAATCGTACTTCGAAAAATTTGTTGGCCCGCTGATAGAGAAGCACAACGTTTATGCCGAAGGTTTTACCATCAATACCGAAAAGCACGAGGCAACAGCCTTTTTAAAGCCTATTTATGTTGAGGGCGGCACTTCTCAGCTGCAATTATATTTTAAGTACGCCGGATATATCTTTCCGTACGGCGATGGCCGGCATGTATCGGTAAGGATGGAGAAAACGGGCGATGATTACCTTTTTCATCGCATTAAGCGCTCGGTTGCCTGGGAGAAAGGGAAGCTGCAGCAGTTAGAAGCTATGGGGCTAAAAACGGTATCATCACTGTTTCAAAACCTTGAAGTAGCTGCGCATAATGATGAGGGCGACCGCTCTTTCCCAATTTTTGAATGGCTTAACCAACACCACGACGAACTGGTAGAGCAAGGCTTTGAACTGGAGCAGCCCGACGGGCAAAAGCGGTATGTGTTTGGAAACACCAAAATTGACCTTGAAATAAGCGAGAACAACGATTGGTTTGACATTAACGCGGTGGTTTATTTCGGCCAATACCGTATCCCGTTTATCCAGTTAAAAAACCATATTCTTAATCATAAAAAGGAATTTGTATTGCCCTCCGGAGAGATTGCCGTTATTCCGGAAAGCTGGTTCTCGCAATACGGCAACCTGCTGCATTTTGCCGAGGGTGGCGACCATTTAAAACTGCGCAGGCACCACCTTGGCCTGGTTAACGATTTGGCGGGCGGCGAGATGGCCGAAGTGGCTATGAACCGCAAACTGCAAAAGCTCGCGGGATTTGAGGAAACAGAAGATGTTGCCATGCCCGTAAATTTTGCCGGCAGCCTGCGGCCGTATCAAAAAGCGGGATATAACTGGTTCCACTTTTTAAAGGAGTATCACTTTGGCGGCTGCCTGGCTGACGATATGGGTTTGGGTAAAACCATACAAACCCTTGCCTTGCTTCAAAAACATAAAGAAGACTCGGAGGCAGCGGGCAGCAAAGCCACATCGCTGGTAATAATGCCTACCTCGCTCATTTACAACTGGCTGAACGAGGCACGTAAATTTGCGCCGCAATTGAGGTTGATGGTGCATACCGGGGCGTTCCGCTACAAATCCGCGGAGGTGTTTGCCAATTACGATGTGGTGATAACCACCTATGGCATCAGCCGGATAGATATCGAGATGTTTAAAGCTTACTTTTTTGACTATGTAATATTGGATGAAAGTCAGAACATTAAAAACCCATCGTCGAAATCTTTCCAATCGGTCAGGCAGTTAAAATCGCGTTTTAAACTGATATTGAGCGGTACCCCTGTAGAAAACTCGGTTAACGACCTCTGGACCCAGATGTCGTTCATCAACCCGGGCTTACTGGGCGCGCAGCTGTTTTTTCAGAACGAGTTTGTTACACCGATAGAAAAGAAGAAGGACGAAGATAAGGCACGCAAGCTGCAGGCCATTATTAAGCCGTTTGTACTGCGCCGCACCAAAGAACAGGTTGCAACAGAGCTCCCTCCAAAAACCGAGAACCTTTTTTATTGCAAGATGAGCGAAGAACAGGCCGAAGTGTACGACAAAGTAAAATCCGAATATCGCAACGAATTGCTGCGCAGCATTGAGGACGGCACCTATGCCAAAACACAGATACAGGTATTGCAAGGGCTTATTAAACTGCGGCAGATAGCAAACCACCCGTGTATGATAGACACTGAATACGAGGGCGACAGTGGCAAATTCGAAAACGTTGTACACACGCTTGCCAACGTACTTGACGGCGGGCATAAAGTGCTTATTTTTTCGCAGTTTGTAAAACAGCTTAGCATCTACCGCAATTATTTTGATAGGGAAGATATTTCCTATGTTTACCTTGACGGCAGTACGCAAAACCGCGGCGATGTGGTTAAGCAATTTCAGGAGGACGCCAAAACAAGGGTGTTCCTGATATCAATAAAGGCGGGGGGCGTAGGGCTGAACTTAACCGAGGCTGATTACGTCTTCATCCTTGACCCATGGTGGAACCCCGCGGTTGAGCAGCAGGCCATTGACCGCACGCACCGCATCGGCCAAACCAAAAATGTGTTCATTTATAAATTCATCACCAAAGATACAGTGGAAGAGAAGATACTGGCTTTGCAGCAGCGCAAGCTAAGCGTAGCCCGCGCCCTCATCACTACTGAAGACAGCTTTATCAAATCGCTTACCGCCGAGGATATTAAGGAGATCCTGGGGTAA
- a CDS encoding MjaI family restriction endonuclease — translation MAKDWISDVDGVNKKFKRETLLNYGMNRWALNKAHSVGSTSELIRSCAPKEFAEWEKFYFNNAIQKKLGGSTITREYITGLGQTLYIKLSEVVQLELNAITEDECIDYAYNLVLNRTFEGYITEIQTVYGQLQGLVGQIIHPAEDKWDRTYSVDFYIEINGRFIGLQIKPIASGQALNQYQWVEMHMVNHQRFEKDFGGKVFFIYSEKTTSGKKIYNVEVVEQIVEEIKRLENL, via the coding sequence ATGGCTAAGGACTGGATATCAGATGTTGATGGTGTTAATAAGAAGTTTAAAAGGGAAACGCTTCTTAATTATGGAATGAACCGTTGGGCATTAAATAAGGCTCATAGCGTCGGCTCAACGTCTGAGTTAATAAGAAGTTGTGCTCCGAAAGAGTTTGCTGAATGGGAAAAGTTCTATTTTAATAACGCTATACAGAAGAAATTAGGCGGCTCGACAATAACAAGAGAGTATATTACTGGTTTGGGTCAAACACTGTATATAAAACTGTCGGAGGTTGTTCAGTTAGAACTGAACGCTATAACAGAAGATGAATGTATTGACTACGCATACAATCTCGTGTTAAATCGAACATTTGAAGGTTATATAACGGAGATTCAGACAGTTTATGGTCAGCTTCAAGGGTTGGTCGGGCAAATCATACATCCCGCAGAGGATAAATGGGATCGTACATATAGCGTCGATTTTTATATTGAAATCAATGGAAGATTTATAGGTCTTCAAATTAAACCAATTGCCTCGGGGCAAGCTTTGAATCAATATCAATGGGTGGAAATGCATATGGTAAATCATCAAAGATTTGAAAAGGACTTTGGGGGAAAAGTATTTTTCATCTATTCAGAAAAGACAACAAGCGGAAAGAAAATTTATAACGTAGAAGTTGTCGAGCAAATTGTTGAAGAAATAAAGAGATTGGAAAACTTATAG
- a CDS encoding PQQ-dependent sugar dehydrogenase produces the protein MITPKNILLLAIGIAIATTACNAAEPSQRDTLPAVETQSPNTNYKPAFKGQTRIGGVKTKTPVAITVINSSLKNPWGIHVLPDGRFLVTEKAGSMRILKASGEFDKQITGFPAVLFRGQGGLLDVTIDPDFAKNRMIYWAFAEQAEGGSLLAIAKGKLSADETRLEGVTVIYRATPAYKGTLQYGARIVFDKQGNLFISTGERSGNDIRMKAQDLSAAIGKIIHITKTGKAVPGGPFAGKANALPEVYAYGIRNPDGLAWNPVTGELWEAEFGPRGGDEINIIKPGRNFGWPVVTYGIEYSGEKVGDGIQQKEGVTQPIYYWDPTISPGGITFYTGNIAEWKNNLFVGGLSGSHIARLVIKNNKVVGEERLLRDRNERWRALVTGKDGALYGLTDSGKLYRIAKK, from the coding sequence ATGATAACACCTAAAAACATTCTGTTACTGGCCATAGGTATTGCTATAGCTACCACCGCCTGTAACGCGGCCGAACCCTCGCAGCGGGACACCCTGCCGGCGGTGGAAACGCAAAGCCCTAACACCAATTACAAACCAGCTTTTAAAGGGCAAACCCGCATTGGCGGTGTAAAAACCAAAACACCGGTTGCAATCACCGTTATAAACAGCAGCCTTAAAAACCCCTGGGGCATACATGTATTGCCTGATGGGCGTTTCCTTGTAACAGAAAAAGCAGGCTCGATGCGTATATTAAAGGCCAGCGGCGAATTTGACAAACAGATCACCGGTTTCCCGGCGGTGCTTTTTCGCGGACAAGGCGGGTTATTGGATGTTACTATTGACCCCGACTTTGCAAAAAACCGTATGATCTACTGGGCATTTGCAGAGCAGGCCGAGGGCGGATCGCTGCTGGCTATTGCCAAAGGTAAATTATCGGCTGATGAAACAAGGCTTGAAGGTGTAACCGTGATATACCGGGCAACTCCGGCGTATAAGGGCACCCTGCAATACGGCGCTCGTATAGTATTTGACAAACAAGGCAACCTGTTTATAAGCACGGGTGAGCGAAGCGGCAACGATATCCGCATGAAGGCGCAGGACCTTAGCGCGGCCATCGGCAAGATCATCCACATAACAAAAACGGGCAAGGCTGTACCGGGCGGGCCGTTTGCCGGTAAAGCTAACGCGCTGCCCGAAGTGTACGCCTATGGTATACGCAACCCCGATGGATTGGCATGGAACCCGGTAACCGGCGAACTTTGGGAGGCTGAGTTTGGCCCACGCGGCGGCGACGAGATCAACATTATTAAACCCGGGCGCAATTTCGGCTGGCCGGTAGTTACTTACGGGATTGAGTACAGCGGCGAAAAGGTTGGTGATGGCATACAGCAAAAAGAAGGTGTAACCCAGCCAATTTACTACTGGGATCCTACCATATCGCCCGGGGGCATTACGTTTTATACGGGCAATATTGCCGAGTGGAAGAATAACTTGTTTGTAGGGGGGTTAAGCGGGTCGCACATTGCCAGGCTGGTGATAAAAAACAACAAAGTTGTTGGCGAAGAGCGCCTGCTGCGCGATAGAAATGAACGCTGGCGCGCTCTTGTAACCGGTAAGGATGGTGCCCTTTACGGCTTAACTGATAGCGGGAAACTGTACAGGATAGCTAAGAAATAA